From the Bacillus tuaregi genome, one window contains:
- a CDS encoding 2OG-Fe(II) oxygenase: MGKISTISNELKEWIQNTLNNGVSPEFIVDAMVKKGFAEKYAYTTLFRMIRNQPIQTIDEHAPYVVELPHIANKGNLISTTDKLDIKVTLRMEKPFILYLDNLLSSHECEKLISLAKDRLRRSQVIDAETGKEKTVPGRTSEGTEFAVMENRLITTIEKRIAALTDFPIINGESLQVLHYNQGEEYKSHYDYFPDSKVDAAKGGQRIATLLMYLNDVEAGGETVFPKLGLSLSPKKGAAVYFHYGNSKGQTDRLSLHSSTPVINGDKWVATKWIRQGKIYD; this comes from the coding sequence GTGGGAAAAATCAGCACCATTTCAAATGAATTAAAGGAATGGATTCAAAATACGTTAAACAACGGGGTCTCTCCTGAATTCATTGTTGATGCTATGGTAAAAAAAGGCTTTGCTGAAAAGTATGCCTACACAACGCTATTCCGTATGATTCGAAATCAGCCAATTCAAACCATAGATGAACATGCTCCATATGTGGTTGAGCTACCGCACATTGCGAATAAAGGAAATTTAATTTCAACAACTGATAAATTGGATATCAAAGTAACACTAAGAATGGAAAAGCCGTTCATCCTGTATTTAGATAATCTATTAAGCTCTCACGAATGTGAGAAGCTAATTTCCCTTGCAAAAGATCGGTTAAGACGCTCACAAGTTATTGATGCAGAAACGGGGAAGGAAAAAACGGTCCCAGGACGAACGAGTGAGGGAACGGAGTTTGCTGTCATGGAAAATAGACTCATAACAACAATTGAAAAAAGGATTGCGGCACTCACTGATTTTCCGATTATAAACGGCGAGTCATTACAGGTGCTTCACTATAATCAAGGAGAAGAGTATAAAAGCCACTATGATTATTTTCCAGATAGTAAAGTGGATGCGGCAAAAGGAGGTCAGCGGATTGCGACTCTCTTAATGTATTTAAACGATGTCGAAGCAGGTGGTGAAACGGTTTTCCCAAAGCTAGGCTTGTCGTTATCGCCGAAAAAAGGGGCGGCCGTCTATTTTCATTATGGAAATAGTAAAGGTCAAACAGATCGTCTGTCATTACACTCTAGCACACCCGTTATCAATGGTGATAAATGGGTCGCAACGAAATG
- a CDS encoding anti-sigma regulatory factor, with protein sequence MYRIVIEREDDVYMASTIGKRVSEEYGLTKSQQTKLVVSIMELTRNIVFYADKGELFIKPIPSYGIEIIAIDQGPGIPNLDQVLNNSVPSKTGLGLGLSGVKRLMDEFEITSTIHLGTKVRAVKWFNEGKAKYR encoded by the coding sequence TTGTACAGAATTGTAATTGAACGAGAAGATGACGTGTACATGGCTAGTACAATAGGAAAAAGAGTTTCTGAAGAATACGGTTTGACCAAAAGCCAGCAAACCAAATTAGTCGTATCCATCATGGAGCTAACTCGAAATATTGTCTTTTATGCAGACAAGGGAGAGCTTTTTATCAAACCAATACCCTCCTACGGAATCGAAATCATTGCTATTGACCAAGGTCCTGGCATACCGAATCTTGATCAAGTTTTAAATAATTCAGTCCCTTCCAAAACAGGTTTAGGATTGGGATTATCAGGAGTGAAACGTCTCATGGATGAATTTGAAATAACAAGTACTATTCATCTAGGAACAAAGGTTAGAGCCGTCAAATGGTTTAACGAAGGGAAGGCTAAGTATAGATGA